The Zingiber officinale cultivar Zhangliang chromosome 10A, Zo_v1.1, whole genome shotgun sequence genome contains a region encoding:
- the LOC122027324 gene encoding phosphoserine aminotransferase 1, chloroplastic-like encodes MAASSSPHALLVQQPLRPSSPLPCKQTLLVAPLRRKTRLSTISCTAVRSPPVSPSVATGRIFNFAAGPATLPESVILKAQAELYNYHGSGMSIMEMSHRGKEFDAVIKKAESDLRLLLGISDDYAVLFLQGGATTQFAAVPLNLCAPGDSADFVVTGSWSDKAFKEAQKFCKANLIWSGKSEKYTKIPAFDDLKQNPDAKFLHICGNETIHGVEFKNYPSPSNKNALLVADMSSNFCSKPVDVSKFGLIYAGAQKNVGPSGVTIAIVRKDLIGNAQPITPVMLDYKIHADSASLYNTPPCFAIYICALVFEDLLEQGGLAGVEKKNQKKAGILYDTIDESNGYYVCPVEKSVRSLMNVPFTLKKSDLEKKFIEEAAKEGMVQLKGHRSVGGVRASIYNAMPFAGVEKLVAFMKDFQARHP; translated from the coding sequence ATGGCTGCCTCATCCTCTCCCCACGCTCTCCTCGTCCAGCAACCCCTCCGCCCTTCCTCCCCCCTCCCTTGCAAGCAGACGCTCCTCGTCGCGCCCCTCCGCCGCAAAACTCGCCTTTCCACCATCTCCTGCACTGCCGTCCGATCTCCCCCGGTCTCGCCCTCCGTCGCCACCGGACGGATCTTCAACTTCGCCGCCGGCCCCGCCACTCTCCCAGAGTCCGTCATCCTCAAGGCTCAGGCCGAACTCTACAACTACCATGGCTCCGGCATGAGCATCATGGAGATGAGCCATCGAGGGAAGGAGTTTGACGCCGTCATCAAGAAGGCTGAGTCCGACCTCCGCCTCCTCCTAGGGATATCCGACGACTACGCCGTCCTCTTCCTCCAGGGCGGCGCCACCACCCAGTTCGCCGCCGTCCCTCTCAACCTCTGTGCTCCCGGAGACAGCGCAGATTTCGTCGTCACCGGATCGTGGAGTGACAAGGCCTTCAAGGAGGCGCAGAAGTTCTGCAAGGCCAACCTGATCTGGTCCGGCAAGTCTGAAAAGTACACGAAGATCCCCGCGTTTGATGACCTCAAGCAGAACCCGGACGCAAAATTTTTACACATCTGCGGCAACGAGACGATCCATGGAGTGGAGTTCAAGAATTACCCCAGTCCTAGCAATAAAAATGCGCTTTTGGTAGCTGATATGTCGTCCAACTTCTGTTCGAAGCCTGTTGATGTTTCGAAATTTGGCTTGATCTATGCTGGGGCACAGAAGAACGTTGGTCCCTCCGGCGTCACGATCGCGATAGTGCGCAAGGATCTCATTGGCAATGCCCAGCCCATCACGCCTGTGATGCTGGACTACAAGATCCATGCTGACAGCGCTTCCCTCTACAATACTCCGCCTTGTTTTGCGATCTATATTTGCGCTCTGGTATTTGAGGACCTATTGGAGCAAGGTGGGTTGGCAGGGGTTGAGAAGAAGAACCAAAAGAAGGCTGGAATTCTTTATGATACCATTGATGAGAGCAATGGGTATTACGTATGCCCTGTTGAGAAGTCAGTTAGATCCCTGATGAATGTTCCTTTTACTCTGAAAAAGTCTGATCTTGAGAAGAAATTCATCGAGGAGGCTGCAAAGGAAGGCATGGTTCAGCTGAAGGGACATCGATCAGTGGGCGGTGTTCGGGCTTCCATTTACAACGCTATGCCGTTCGCAGGAGTTGAGAAGCTCGTTGCCTTCatgaaagatttccaagccaggCACCCTTGA
- the LOC122027058 gene encoding FH protein interacting protein FIP2-like isoform X4, whose amino-acid sequence MEPGSPWPSSQVFLNVGRSIIPGGKKYTTTIDTLTQREPDSMLAAMFSGRYTVSTDDKTGMIFIDRDGKHFRHILNWLRDGIIPMLQDSDYQELIREAEYYQLLGLIENINANLCNRKDKDAPVVELTELTRKEVIQIIQSEKVRFRGVNLSGLDLSKLDLSYVDFSYACIQKTNFSRANLNKAKFGDAEAGGSIFEDANLHACLTQCSLCDADLRSAHLQSAKLSGANLQGANLEGANLKGAKLNSANLQDANLQRAYLREVDLRDSQLEGAKMGGANLLGVIR is encoded by the exons ATGGAGCCCGGCTCTCCGTGGCCTTCGTCGCAAGTCTTCCTCAACGTAGGTCGGTCGATCATTCCAG GGGGTAAGAAATACACCACAACAATTGATACACTCACGCAACGTGAGCCTGATTCCATGTTGGCAGCGATGTTTAGTGGGCGGTATACAGTTTCTACTGATGATAAAACG GGAATGATATTTATTGATAGAGATGGGAAGCATTTTAGGCATATACTAAATTGGCTAAGGGATGGTATCATTCCAATGCTCCAAGACTCTGACTACCAAGAGCTGATACGAGAGGCAGAATACTATCAGTTACTT GGATTGATTGAAAATATTAATGCAAATCTGTGTAATAGAAAAGATAAAGATGCCCCAGTGGTTGAATTAACAGAATTAACACGTAAAGAAGTCATCCAAATCATTCAATCTGAAAAAGTGAGGTTTCGAGGTGTGAACCTTTCTGGTCTTGATCTCTCTAAGCTG GACCTATCATATGTTGATTTCAGTTATGCCTGCATACAGAAAACCAATTTTTCAAGAGCTAATCTCAATAAGGCTAAGTTTGGG GATGCTGAAGCAGGGGGTTCAATCTTCGAAGATGCAAACTTGC ATGCATGCTTAACTCAATGTAGTCTTTGCGATGCAGACCTTCGTTCAGCACATTTACAG AGTGCAAAACTTAGTGGTGCAAATCTCCAAGGTGCTAATCTGGAAGGAGCAAATCTGAAG GGTGCCAAGTTGAATAGTGCAAATTTGCAGGATGCCAATCTTCAACGGGCTTACCTTCGAGAAGTTGATTTGCGTGATTCT CAACTTGAGGGAGCTAAGATGGGAGGCGCTAATCTTCTTGGAGTTATCAGATGA
- the LOC122027058 gene encoding FH protein interacting protein FIP2-like isoform X1 — translation MEPGSPWPSSQVFLNVGRSIIPGGKKYTTTIDTLTQREPDSMLAAMFSGRYTVSTDDKTGMIFIDRDGKHFRHILNWLRDGIIPMLQDSDYQELIREAEYYQLLGLIENINANLCNRKDKDAPVVELTELTRKEVIQIIQSEKVRFRGVNLSGLDLSKLDLSYVDFSYACIQKTNFSRANLNKAKFGDAEAGGSIFEDANLRECELIGADLHQAKLDRANLQSANLQDACLTQCSLCDADLRSAHLQSAKLSGANLQGANLEGANLKGAKLNSANLQDANLQRAYLREVDLRDSQLEGAKMGGANLLGVIR, via the exons ATGGAGCCCGGCTCTCCGTGGCCTTCGTCGCAAGTCTTCCTCAACGTAGGTCGGTCGATCATTCCAG GGGGTAAGAAATACACCACAACAATTGATACACTCACGCAACGTGAGCCTGATTCCATGTTGGCAGCGATGTTTAGTGGGCGGTATACAGTTTCTACTGATGATAAAACG GGAATGATATTTATTGATAGAGATGGGAAGCATTTTAGGCATATACTAAATTGGCTAAGGGATGGTATCATTCCAATGCTCCAAGACTCTGACTACCAAGAGCTGATACGAGAGGCAGAATACTATCAGTTACTT GGATTGATTGAAAATATTAATGCAAATCTGTGTAATAGAAAAGATAAAGATGCCCCAGTGGTTGAATTAACAGAATTAACACGTAAAGAAGTCATCCAAATCATTCAATCTGAAAAAGTGAGGTTTCGAGGTGTGAACCTTTCTGGTCTTGATCTCTCTAAGCTG GACCTATCATATGTTGATTTCAGTTATGCCTGCATACAGAAAACCAATTTTTCAAGAGCTAATCTCAATAAGGCTAAGTTTGGG GATGCTGAAGCAGGGGGTTCAATCTTCGAAGATGCAAACTTGCGTGA ATGTGAGCTTATTGGAGCAGACCTTCATCAAGCTAAATTGGATAGAGCTAATCTTCAGAGTGCAAATCTTCAAG ATGCATGCTTAACTCAATGTAGTCTTTGCGATGCAGACCTTCGTTCAGCACATTTACAG AGTGCAAAACTTAGTGGTGCAAATCTCCAAGGTGCTAATCTGGAAGGAGCAAATCTGAAG GGTGCCAAGTTGAATAGTGCAAATTTGCAGGATGCCAATCTTCAACGGGCTTACCTTCGAGAAGTTGATTTGCGTGATTCT CAACTTGAGGGAGCTAAGATGGGAGGCGCTAATCTTCTTGGAGTTATCAGATGA
- the LOC122027058 gene encoding FH protein interacting protein FIP2-like isoform X3 has translation MEPGSPWPSSQVFLNVGRSIIPGGKKYTTTIDTLTQREPDSMLAAMFSGRYTVSTDDKTGMIFIDRDGKHFRHILNWLRDGIIPMLQDSDYQELIREAEYYQLLGLIENINANLCNRKDKDAPVVELTELTRKEVIQIIQSEKVRFRGVNLSGLDLSKLKTNFSRANLNKAKFGDAEAGGSIFEDANLRECELIGADLHQAKLDRANLQSANLQDACLTQCSLCDADLRSAHLQSAKLSGANLQGANLEGANLKGAKLNSANLQDANLQRAYLREVDLRDSQLEGAKMGGANLLGVIR, from the exons ATGGAGCCCGGCTCTCCGTGGCCTTCGTCGCAAGTCTTCCTCAACGTAGGTCGGTCGATCATTCCAG GGGGTAAGAAATACACCACAACAATTGATACACTCACGCAACGTGAGCCTGATTCCATGTTGGCAGCGATGTTTAGTGGGCGGTATACAGTTTCTACTGATGATAAAACG GGAATGATATTTATTGATAGAGATGGGAAGCATTTTAGGCATATACTAAATTGGCTAAGGGATGGTATCATTCCAATGCTCCAAGACTCTGACTACCAAGAGCTGATACGAGAGGCAGAATACTATCAGTTACTT GGATTGATTGAAAATATTAATGCAAATCTGTGTAATAGAAAAGATAAAGATGCCCCAGTGGTTGAATTAACAGAATTAACACGTAAAGAAGTCATCCAAATCATTCAATCTGAAAAAGTGAGGTTTCGAGGTGTGAACCTTTCTGGTCTTGATCTCTCTAAGCTG AAAACCAATTTTTCAAGAGCTAATCTCAATAAGGCTAAGTTTGGG GATGCTGAAGCAGGGGGTTCAATCTTCGAAGATGCAAACTTGCGTGA ATGTGAGCTTATTGGAGCAGACCTTCATCAAGCTAAATTGGATAGAGCTAATCTTCAGAGTGCAAATCTTCAAG ATGCATGCTTAACTCAATGTAGTCTTTGCGATGCAGACCTTCGTTCAGCACATTTACAG AGTGCAAAACTTAGTGGTGCAAATCTCCAAGGTGCTAATCTGGAAGGAGCAAATCTGAAG GGTGCCAAGTTGAATAGTGCAAATTTGCAGGATGCCAATCTTCAACGGGCTTACCTTCGAGAAGTTGATTTGCGTGATTCT CAACTTGAGGGAGCTAAGATGGGAGGCGCTAATCTTCTTGGAGTTATCAGATGA
- the LOC122027058 gene encoding FH protein interacting protein FIP2-like isoform X6, with protein sequence MEPGSPWPSSQVFLNVGRSIIPGGKKYTTTIDTLTQREPDSMLAAMFSGRYTVSTDDKTGMIFIDRDGKHFRHILNWLRDGIIPMLQDSDYQELIREAEYYQLLGLIENINANLCNRKDKDAPVVELTELTRKEVIQIIQSEKVRFRGVNLSGLDLSKLKTNFSRANLNKAKFGDAEAGGSIFEDANLHACLTQCSLCDADLRSAHLQSAKLSGANLQGANLEGANLKGAKLNSANLQDANLQRAYLREVDLRDSQLEGAKMGGANLLGVIR encoded by the exons ATGGAGCCCGGCTCTCCGTGGCCTTCGTCGCAAGTCTTCCTCAACGTAGGTCGGTCGATCATTCCAG GGGGTAAGAAATACACCACAACAATTGATACACTCACGCAACGTGAGCCTGATTCCATGTTGGCAGCGATGTTTAGTGGGCGGTATACAGTTTCTACTGATGATAAAACG GGAATGATATTTATTGATAGAGATGGGAAGCATTTTAGGCATATACTAAATTGGCTAAGGGATGGTATCATTCCAATGCTCCAAGACTCTGACTACCAAGAGCTGATACGAGAGGCAGAATACTATCAGTTACTT GGATTGATTGAAAATATTAATGCAAATCTGTGTAATAGAAAAGATAAAGATGCCCCAGTGGTTGAATTAACAGAATTAACACGTAAAGAAGTCATCCAAATCATTCAATCTGAAAAAGTGAGGTTTCGAGGTGTGAACCTTTCTGGTCTTGATCTCTCTAAGCTG AAAACCAATTTTTCAAGAGCTAATCTCAATAAGGCTAAGTTTGGG GATGCTGAAGCAGGGGGTTCAATCTTCGAAGATGCAAACTTGC ATGCATGCTTAACTCAATGTAGTCTTTGCGATGCAGACCTTCGTTCAGCACATTTACAG AGTGCAAAACTTAGTGGTGCAAATCTCCAAGGTGCTAATCTGGAAGGAGCAAATCTGAAG GGTGCCAAGTTGAATAGTGCAAATTTGCAGGATGCCAATCTTCAACGGGCTTACCTTCGAGAAGTTGATTTGCGTGATTCT CAACTTGAGGGAGCTAAGATGGGAGGCGCTAATCTTCTTGGAGTTATCAGATGA
- the LOC122027058 gene encoding FH protein interacting protein FIP2-like isoform X5 has protein sequence MEPGSPWPSSQVFLNVGRSIIPGGKKYTTTIDTLTQREPDSMLAAMFSGRYTVSTDDKTGMIFIDRDGKHFRHILNWLRDGIIPMLQDSDYQELIREAEYYQLLGLIENINANLCNRKDKDAPVVELTELTRKEVIQIIQSEKVRFRGVNLSGLDLSKLDAEAGGSIFEDANLRECELIGADLHQAKLDRANLQSANLQDACLTQCSLCDADLRSAHLQSAKLSGANLQGANLEGANLKGAKLNSANLQDANLQRAYLREVDLRDSQLEGAKMGGANLLGVIR, from the exons ATGGAGCCCGGCTCTCCGTGGCCTTCGTCGCAAGTCTTCCTCAACGTAGGTCGGTCGATCATTCCAG GGGGTAAGAAATACACCACAACAATTGATACACTCACGCAACGTGAGCCTGATTCCATGTTGGCAGCGATGTTTAGTGGGCGGTATACAGTTTCTACTGATGATAAAACG GGAATGATATTTATTGATAGAGATGGGAAGCATTTTAGGCATATACTAAATTGGCTAAGGGATGGTATCATTCCAATGCTCCAAGACTCTGACTACCAAGAGCTGATACGAGAGGCAGAATACTATCAGTTACTT GGATTGATTGAAAATATTAATGCAAATCTGTGTAATAGAAAAGATAAAGATGCCCCAGTGGTTGAATTAACAGAATTAACACGTAAAGAAGTCATCCAAATCATTCAATCTGAAAAAGTGAGGTTTCGAGGTGTGAACCTTTCTGGTCTTGATCTCTCTAAGCTG GATGCTGAAGCAGGGGGTTCAATCTTCGAAGATGCAAACTTGCGTGA ATGTGAGCTTATTGGAGCAGACCTTCATCAAGCTAAATTGGATAGAGCTAATCTTCAGAGTGCAAATCTTCAAG ATGCATGCTTAACTCAATGTAGTCTTTGCGATGCAGACCTTCGTTCAGCACATTTACAG AGTGCAAAACTTAGTGGTGCAAATCTCCAAGGTGCTAATCTGGAAGGAGCAAATCTGAAG GGTGCCAAGTTGAATAGTGCAAATTTGCAGGATGCCAATCTTCAACGGGCTTACCTTCGAGAAGTTGATTTGCGTGATTCT CAACTTGAGGGAGCTAAGATGGGAGGCGCTAATCTTCTTGGAGTTATCAGATGA
- the LOC122027058 gene encoding FH protein interacting protein FIP2-like isoform X7, whose amino-acid sequence MEPGSPWPSSQVFLNVGRSIIPGGKKYTTTIDTLTQREPDSMLAAMFSGRYTVSTDDKTGMIFIDRDGKHFRHILNWLRDGIIPMLQDSDYQELIREAEYYQLLGLIENINANLCNRKDKDAPVVELTELTRKEVIQIIQSEKVRFRGVNLSGLDLSKLDAEAGGSIFEDANLHACLTQCSLCDADLRSAHLQSAKLSGANLQGANLEGANLKGAKLNSANLQDANLQRAYLREVDLRDSQLEGAKMGGANLLGVIR is encoded by the exons ATGGAGCCCGGCTCTCCGTGGCCTTCGTCGCAAGTCTTCCTCAACGTAGGTCGGTCGATCATTCCAG GGGGTAAGAAATACACCACAACAATTGATACACTCACGCAACGTGAGCCTGATTCCATGTTGGCAGCGATGTTTAGTGGGCGGTATACAGTTTCTACTGATGATAAAACG GGAATGATATTTATTGATAGAGATGGGAAGCATTTTAGGCATATACTAAATTGGCTAAGGGATGGTATCATTCCAATGCTCCAAGACTCTGACTACCAAGAGCTGATACGAGAGGCAGAATACTATCAGTTACTT GGATTGATTGAAAATATTAATGCAAATCTGTGTAATAGAAAAGATAAAGATGCCCCAGTGGTTGAATTAACAGAATTAACACGTAAAGAAGTCATCCAAATCATTCAATCTGAAAAAGTGAGGTTTCGAGGTGTGAACCTTTCTGGTCTTGATCTCTCTAAGCTG GATGCTGAAGCAGGGGGTTCAATCTTCGAAGATGCAAACTTGC ATGCATGCTTAACTCAATGTAGTCTTTGCGATGCAGACCTTCGTTCAGCACATTTACAG AGTGCAAAACTTAGTGGTGCAAATCTCCAAGGTGCTAATCTGGAAGGAGCAAATCTGAAG GGTGCCAAGTTGAATAGTGCAAATTTGCAGGATGCCAATCTTCAACGGGCTTACCTTCGAGAAGTTGATTTGCGTGATTCT CAACTTGAGGGAGCTAAGATGGGAGGCGCTAATCTTCTTGGAGTTATCAGATGA
- the LOC122027058 gene encoding FH protein interacting protein FIP2-like isoform X2: MEPGSPWPSSQVFLNVGGKKYTTTIDTLTQREPDSMLAAMFSGRYTVSTDDKTGMIFIDRDGKHFRHILNWLRDGIIPMLQDSDYQELIREAEYYQLLGLIENINANLCNRKDKDAPVVELTELTRKEVIQIIQSEKVRFRGVNLSGLDLSKLDLSYVDFSYACIQKTNFSRANLNKAKFGDAEAGGSIFEDANLRECELIGADLHQAKLDRANLQSANLQDACLTQCSLCDADLRSAHLQSAKLSGANLQGANLEGANLKGAKLNSANLQDANLQRAYLREVDLRDSQLEGAKMGGANLLGVIR; the protein is encoded by the exons ATGGAGCCCGGCTCTCCGTGGCCTTCGTCGCAAGTCTTCCTCAACGTAG GGGGTAAGAAATACACCACAACAATTGATACACTCACGCAACGTGAGCCTGATTCCATGTTGGCAGCGATGTTTAGTGGGCGGTATACAGTTTCTACTGATGATAAAACG GGAATGATATTTATTGATAGAGATGGGAAGCATTTTAGGCATATACTAAATTGGCTAAGGGATGGTATCATTCCAATGCTCCAAGACTCTGACTACCAAGAGCTGATACGAGAGGCAGAATACTATCAGTTACTT GGATTGATTGAAAATATTAATGCAAATCTGTGTAATAGAAAAGATAAAGATGCCCCAGTGGTTGAATTAACAGAATTAACACGTAAAGAAGTCATCCAAATCATTCAATCTGAAAAAGTGAGGTTTCGAGGTGTGAACCTTTCTGGTCTTGATCTCTCTAAGCTG GACCTATCATATGTTGATTTCAGTTATGCCTGCATACAGAAAACCAATTTTTCAAGAGCTAATCTCAATAAGGCTAAGTTTGGG GATGCTGAAGCAGGGGGTTCAATCTTCGAAGATGCAAACTTGCGTGA ATGTGAGCTTATTGGAGCAGACCTTCATCAAGCTAAATTGGATAGAGCTAATCTTCAGAGTGCAAATCTTCAAG ATGCATGCTTAACTCAATGTAGTCTTTGCGATGCAGACCTTCGTTCAGCACATTTACAG AGTGCAAAACTTAGTGGTGCAAATCTCCAAGGTGCTAATCTGGAAGGAGCAAATCTGAAG GGTGCCAAGTTGAATAGTGCAAATTTGCAGGATGCCAATCTTCAACGGGCTTACCTTCGAGAAGTTGATTTGCGTGATTCT CAACTTGAGGGAGCTAAGATGGGAGGCGCTAATCTTCTTGGAGTTATCAGATGA
- the LOC122026082 gene encoding FH protein interacting protein FIP2-like encodes MEPGTPRPPSQVFLNVGGKKYATTIDTLTQREPDSMLATIFSGQHTVFTDDKTGMIFIDRDGKHFRHILNWLRDGIIPMLQDSDYQELIREAEYYQLLGLVENINASMCNRKDEDTPVVELTELTRKEVIQIIQSEKVRFRGVNLSGLDLSKLDLSYVDFSYACIQKTNFSRANLNKAKFGDAEAGGSIFEDANLRECELIGADLHQAKLDRANLQSANLQDACLTQSSLCEADLRSAHLQSAKFTGANLQGANLEGANLKGAKLNGANLQGANLQRAYLREVDLRDSQLDGAKLGGANLLGVIR; translated from the exons ATGGAGCCCGGCACTCCGAGGCCTCCGTCGCAAGTCTTCCTCAACGTAG GGGGTAAGAAATATGCCACAACAATTGATACACTCACGCAGCGTGAGCCTGATTCCATGTTGGCAACGATATTTAGTGGGCAGCATACAGTTTTTACTGATGATAAAACG GGAATGATATTTATTGATAGAGATGGGAAGCATTTTAGGCATATACTAAATTGGTTAAGGGATGGTATCATTCCGATGCTCCAAGACTCTGACTACCAAGAGCTGATACGAGAGGCAGAATACTATCAGTTACTT GGATTGGTTGAAAATATTAACGCAAGTATGTGTAATAGAAAAGATGAAGATACCCCAGTGGTTGAATTAACAGAATTAACACGTAAAGAAGTCATCCAAATCATTCAATCTGAAAAAGTGAGGTTTCGAGGCGTGAACCTTTCTGGTCTTGATCTCTCTAAGCTG GATTTATCATATGTTGATTTCAGTTATGCCTGCATCCAGAAAACCAATTTTTCAAGAGCTAATCTCAATAAGGCTAAGTTTGGG GATGCTGAAGCAGGGGGTTCAATCTTCGAAGATGCAAACTTGCGTGA ATGTGAGCTTATTGGAGCCGACCTTCATCAAGCTAAATTGGATAGAGCAAATCTTCAGAGTGCAAATCTCCAAG ATGCATGCTTAACTCAAAGTAGTCTCTGCGAAGCAGACCTTCGTTCAGCACATTTACAG AGTGCAAAATTTACTGGCGCAAATCTCCAAGGTGCTAATTTGGAAGGAGCAAATCTAAAG GGTGCCAAGTTGAATGGTGCAAATTTGCAGGGTGCAAATCTTCAACGGGCTTACCTTCGAGAAGTTGATTTGCGTGATTCT CAACTTGATGGAGCTAAGCTCGGAGGCGCTAATCTTCTTGGAGTTATCAGATGA